The DNA segment GGTGCCGGTAAAGTCGGAGCGGATGACTAGAGTGCCCAGACGTTTGCCTTCCAGCAAAATCGGGTGAGAGAGGATGATTTGCCCGTCGGCAAATTGGGTGGCATCTCCCTCGCTAAACTTGTGAGCGTCGATATCCTCGGAGTCGGCCCCGTAGTGAGCGAACTCCTGACCATCGGCGAGGAGGATGTGGGCGCAGAAGATCTCGGGTTTGACCTGCAGCGCTCGCAGGACCTCTTCAGCGGCCTTCTCGTCATGAAAAGCCACCGCGCCCGTCGTGTTGGCGGCGGTGATCTTGGCAACGCTAGTCAGGTCATCGGTGATTGTCCTGCGAATGCTTACGAACTGGAACAAGAACAAAGTCGCGCAGGCGAAGGTGAGCACGATCGCGCAGGTTGCGGTCAGGGCCAGTGTCAGCTTCTGGCGGAATGGCAGGTTCTGTAGAGCGCGTCCCATAGCTATTTCCCGGTCACGGATCGCGCCACCCCCAACAAGCGCGAGCTAAACACCAAGCCCGATTCCATGGCTGCGGCGCGGTTGATGTCGAATCGCACCCGGTTATCGTGCAGGACGAACTGAATCATCCCTCCGGAGTCCCGGAAGCCGTCGAGTTCGCTGATGGTCAGGATAGGCTTGCCCGCGACCAGTTCCTGGACGCGTTTGAGCCTGGCGGTTTCAGATCGTGAGATGAACAGTAGGTGGCAGTCCTGGATCGGGCTGTCGCTGGAAACGTTTCTGATTTCCAGAGGGCGGCCGTTGACGGTCTCTCCGGCGATCGCCTCCTGGAGGGCGGATCCAAAAGGATCGTCCCCACAAATCCCGATGATCAAGGGACTTTTTGGGGTTGCGAAGCTGGCCGCTGGCCACTGGGTAAACTTCGTGAAATTCAGCAGTGCCACCGCCTTGACCCGGTATTCGATGGAGGGTGGCGTTGCCGCGTTGCCTAGCGACGTCAGAGCCCAGAGGAAGGCCAAAGCGAACCACATGGCCCAGCGGGTTCGTGGAGGGGCCCGCCGCCGCCGGGGTCTTTTCGCTTCAGCGCAGATGGCTCTCATCCCTCTCCGGAGGGCGTCTGGCCTGCGTTGAAGGCTTGGTCCCATGCTCAGAAGCGTATGGTCGCCTTGATCCTGAAGCTCCGACCATCTTGAAGGATTGAGGATTGGGCGAAGTCGTCCGTGACGGGCACTCCGTAGGCGGTATCCAGCAGGTTATAGATGCCTGCGGAAGCCTCCACCCCCCGAATCAACTCTCGGCTGAAGAGGTTCAAATTGACGGTCACATGCCCGCCTTCGCCTGGTTTGGAGGCGAACCCCAGACTCCTGCTCCGGGCTTGGATTTCCAGGCCGGCAAAGAGTTTCTCCTCATAGAGTGGCACACTAACGCTCGCTTTCACCATGTGCTTGGGCGAGTTTGGTAGCCAGGCGCCTGTCCCGCCATCCGTTACCGAAGCGTAGGTGTAAGCGAGGCGAGTTCGAAGGCTGTGCCGCCAGCGTCCTTCCAGTTCGGCCTCAAATCCCTTCATGTTGGCCGACTGATCGTTGTCAAAGCCGATGAGCCCGGAGAAATCGTGCTGAGTCAGAAGGTCATCCAGCACGTTGTAGAAGAGATTCGCGCTCAGGCTCAGATTGGGGCTGAGGCGCTGTTCGATCACGAGCTCATGGGATCGGATGTGCTCAGGCCCCACATTCGTTCCCGAAAGCGACATGGACGAGACGTAGTAGAGCTCATAGGCATTCGGAGCTCGGTAGCCCTGGCCGTACACCAATTTGAAGGTGGTGTCGGTCCACGGCTGATAGATAGCCCCGCCCCGGAAGTTGATGGCACCCCCAAAGGTATTGAAGTGATCGTACCGAATGCTGCCGTTCAGAAGGAGGGTCTGGCTCAGGGAAAGTTCGTCTTGAAGGTAGACCCCGTAGTTGCGAAAGCCTGTCTTTCGGTCCACATAAATCTCGCGTGGGTCCAGATCGTAGTTCTTTTGCTGGACCTCGAGGCCTAGGTTGAACTCGGTACCTACCAGGATCTTGTTGCGATTGAACAGTGTTTTGCTGACGTTCGCCTCTCCGCCCCACCACCACGCCAGGGCGTCGTCGATGTTGAAGGAGACTGGGTTGGGCGGGGCGGGGCCGGAGCTGGGAAAAGGGTAGACTCCACCGTAGCGATAGCGGTCCAGGTAGAGCCTCCCCATGACCTCCCAACTTTCGCCGAAGGCGCGCTGGTATCTTCCTTCCAGATAGTCGCGCATGTCCCTGAGTCGATAGCGAGGGTCGTTGAAGACGTTGCCGTATTGCGCGGTGGGGACCTGCTTGGTTCGCTCCGACCAGGCGCCGCTGAGCGTGAAGTCGGCATAGCTGAGCGACATAAACGCGTTGCGCGATTTTTCATGATCCATGTCGCGAGCGATGCCCCCGTTTTCAGCGCGATATTCCGGGTAGAACAGTTCCGAGTGGCCGGCGCGGTCCAGCAGGGTTCCTGACAGAAGCATGGCTAGGCCATTGGTGAACTGGCGACCGTAGGTCAGGCGTCCGGAGAAGGTGTCGTAGCTGCCCAAGCCCCCGGAAACCTCGCCGCCATCCACCGAAGCCGGCGTCCGGGTGACGACGTTGATCACGGCAAAGAAGGCGTTGTTGCCATAGATCGAAAAGCCGGGTCCCCGCACCACTTCGACGCGTTCGATAAGATCGACATCGACGGGAAACTCATAGCCGATCGGGGCGGTGTCATAGATCGGATCGGCGATCCGGTGCCCATTCACCAAGACTAGGGTGCGTCCTCCGTAACTGCCGGCGAAGTGGGCTCCGCGAGTTCCCAAAAAGGAGTACGACCGGTCGTTGTTCACGTAGAATCCGCGCACGCTGCTGAGCACATCTCCGAGCGTACGATGCCCGAAGTGTTGGATATCCTCCCGCGTTACGACACTGACCGAGGCGGGCGCTTCCGATGAGCGTTGCTCACGCTTGGAGGCGCTGGACACGATGAGCACGGGAATCTCGCTTAACTCCTCCAGGGACATCGCCTTGAGGGCATCGACACTCAGTCCTTCATCTTCTCCTTTGCCCGCCCCTGTCGCTTCAGCTGCCGACAGGCAAAGCCCCAGGAGGAGCAGCACGCTGGCGATCAGCCGGCTCGCCGGCAGGGCCAGAGGCTGGGAGCACGTGGTGAAACGGCTCTGGAGTACGTATCGAACCCGTCTCGGGACATGCCCGATCCAGCTCTGACGTGTTCCGACGAATAGAAGCAAGGCCCACACCCGAGGAAGTATTCGGCGATTTCAGGCCGAGCTTGAGAGGGAAACGTTTAGGCGTTTCCATGCCTGAGGGCTGGGGCCGGCGGGCTACGAGGGCTTCAAGAACTTACCTGGATTCAGAATGCCAGCCGGGTCGAGGGCTCGCTTGATCGTTTGATGCAGTTCGTTGACCTCGGGTGACACGGCGAGGTTCCACCAGGGTCGTTTGGCGATGCCGATGCCATGTTCGCCGGTGACCACGCCGCCCAGCTTCAGCACCCCTTGAAAGAGGGCGTCGAGCGCCTGTTCTGACTTCACCTTGGCTCCGGGTTGATCGAGGTCCACCATCAGGTTGACATGAATGTTGCCATCGCCCGCATGGCCGAACGACGCTATGGAGATTCCGAACTTCTTCTGCAGCCGGGCGGCCAGGGCGAACAGAGCCTCAAGCTGCCCTCGAGGGACCACGACGTCCTCATTGAGCTTGGTAAGCCCCGTATCCCGGAGTGCATATGAAAACTCGCGCCGGACGGCCCAGAGCTTTTCGCTCTGAACGGCCCCCAGGGCTCGTTTGATGAACACAGGACGCAAGGCCCGCACCAGTTTCTCGACGGCCAGGATCTCCTGTCGCACCGATTGCGTCTGACCGTCAAGTTCGAGGATCACGAGGGCATTGCATCCTTCGAGATCCTGGCTACCCGTCCGCTGGCGGGCCGCTTTCAGTGTGAACGAGTCGGCAATTTCGAGGGCGCAGGGGAGGAAACCCTGGGCGAACACGGAGTGGAGCGCCTGGATGGCTTGGCGCATGTGACTGAACCCGACGGCGATGCAGGCGCGGTAGGGGGGCAGGGGGATCAGCTTCAAGGTTGCCTCGGTGATCACTCCGAGCATGCCCTCGCTTCCAACGAAGAGGCGATGCAGGTCGAACCCGGTCTTGTTCTTATGGGTGCGGCTGCCAAGCCGGAGGATGCTGCCCGTGGGGCTAACCACTTCCAGGCCGAGTACATAGTCCCGAGTCACGCCATACTTCAAGCAGCGCGGGCCCCCGGCATTGCTGGCAATATTGCCACCCAGGCTGCAGTCCGCCCGGCTGGCCGGATCGGGCGGGTAATATAGGCCCCGCTTTTCAACCTCGGCCTGAAACTGAGCCGTGATCACATTGGGTTGCACGACTCCGACAAAATCCTGCGGGTTGACTTCCAGTATCCGGTTCAGCTTCTCCAAGGACAACGCGATCCCTCCCTGCACCGGCACGCAGCCGCCCACATAGCCATAGCCGGCTCCTCTTGGGGTGACGGGGATACCCTGGCGGGTTGCGTAGCGGAGCAGTTGAGCGACGGCCTTGGTGTCGCGCGGCCGAGCCACCGCATCCGGCTGATGCCGAGCGAACCACTTGTCGCCGGAGTAGTCTGCGCAGGTGGCGGGGTCCAGGATCAGCTCTCCGGGCC comes from the Verrucomicrobiales bacterium genome and includes:
- a CDS encoding YfiR family protein — protein: MWFALAFLWALTSLGNAATPPSIEYRVKAVALLNFTKFTQWPAASFATPKSPLIIGICGDDPFGSALQEAIAGETVNGRPLEIRNVSSDSPIQDCHLLFISRSETARLKRVQELVAGKPILTISELDGFRDSGGMIQFVLHDNRVRFDINRAAAMESGLVFSSRLLGVARSVTGK
- a CDS encoding TonB-dependent receptor, which gives rise to MWALLLFVGTRQSWIGHVPRRVRYVLQSRFTTCSQPLALPASRLIASVLLLLGLCLSAAEATGAGKGEDEGLSVDALKAMSLEELSEIPVLIVSSASKREQRSSEAPASVSVVTREDIQHFGHRTLGDVLSSVRGFYVNNDRSYSFLGTRGAHFAGSYGGRTLVLVNGHRIADPIYDTAPIGYEFPVDVDLIERVEVVRGPGFSIYGNNAFFAVINVVTRTPASVDGGEVSGGLGSYDTFSGRLTYGRQFTNGLAMLLSGTLLDRAGHSELFYPEYRAENGGIARDMDHEKSRNAFMSLSYADFTLSGAWSERTKQVPTAQYGNVFNDPRYRLRDMRDYLEGRYQRAFGESWEVMGRLYLDRYRYGGVYPFPSSGPAPPNPVSFNIDDALAWWWGGEANVSKTLFNRNKILVGTEFNLGLEVQQKNYDLDPREIYVDRKTGFRNYGVYLQDELSLSQTLLLNGSIRYDHFNTFGGAINFRGGAIYQPWTDTTFKLVYGQGYRAPNAYELYYVSSMSLSGTNVGPEHIRSHELVIEQRLSPNLSLSANLFYNVLDDLLTQHDFSGLIGFDNDQSANMKGFEAELEGRWRHSLRTRLAYTYASVTDGGTGAWLPNSPKHMVKASVSVPLYEEKLFAGLEIQARSRSLGFASKPGEGGHVTVNLNLFSRELIRGVEASAGIYNLLDTAYGVPVTDDFAQSSILQDGRSFRIKATIRF
- a CDS encoding FAD-binding protein; protein product: MTKSLLKSLQSLKRQMRPGELILDPATCADYSGDKWFARHQPDAVARPRDTKAVAQLLRYATRQGIPVTPRGAGYGYVGGCVPVQGGIALSLEKLNRILEVNPQDFVGVVQPNVITAQFQAEVEKRGLYYPPDPASRADCSLGGNIASNAGGPRCLKYGVTRDYVLGLEVVSPTGSILRLGSRTHKNKTGFDLHRLFVGSEGMLGVITEATLKLIPLPPYRACIAVGFSHMRQAIQALHSVFAQGFLPCALEIADSFTLKAARQRTGSQDLEGCNALVILELDGQTQSVRQEILAVEKLVRALRPVFIKRALGAVQSEKLWAVRREFSYALRDTGLTKLNEDVVVPRGQLEALFALAARLQKKFGISIASFGHAGDGNIHVNLMVDLDQPGAKVKSEQALDALFQGVLKLGGVVTGEHGIGIAKRPWWNLAVSPEVNELHQTIKRALDPAGILNPGKFLKPS